One Candidatus Atribacteria bacterium DNA segment encodes these proteins:
- a CDS encoding flavin reductase family protein, translating to MNKIEIPLNDSPVASPGIPVYLISTTSKSRVKNIAPYGMVMPVSYDPPIYAIGSDKNRDTYRNIVETGEFVLNVPSASMLEQVNLTGINFPAEIDEFEKANFTPIPASQIKPSLIAECKSHFECKLLSIFEITKTRVIIVGEVVAISIDQELFLKDFAKQKGQLDPLFYIHGAYFGLGRYVGKR from the coding sequence ATGAATAAAATAGAAATTCCCTTAAATGATTCACCGGTTGCCTCACCAGGTATTCCGGTTTATCTGATTTCAACAACGAGTAAGAGCAGAGTAAAGAATATTGCTCCTTATGGTATGGTTATGCCAGTCTCTTATGATCCTCCTATTTATGCAATTGGTTCAGATAAAAATAGAGATACTTACCGAAATATTGTAGAAACAGGAGAATTTGTCTTAAATGTTCCTTCAGCTTCTATGTTAGAACAGGTAAATCTTACCGGAATAAACTTTCCTGCTGAGATAGATGAATTTGAAAAAGCAAATTTTACTCCGATTCCAGCATCCCAAATAAAGCCCTCTTTGATTGCAGAGTGTAAATCTCATTTTGAGTGTAAGCTACTGAGCATTTTCGAAATAACCAAAACCAGAGTTATTATAGTTGGAGAAGTAGTAGCGATATCAATAGACCAGGAACTTTTTTTAAAAGATTTTGCTAAACAAAAAGGACAATTAGATCCTTTGTTTTATATTCATGGAGCTTATTTTGGGTTAGGAAGATATGTAGGGAAAAGGTAA
- a CDS encoding DUF89 family protein, with protein MKTYLDCIPCFYRQVSEVAKIVSSGSDAPGTILKYCSSEFMKLYQNAELIISKGQGNYESLSEEDKSIFFLFRAKCPVIAKDVGCNLGDVVLLGRRK; from the coding sequence ATGAAAACTTATTTAGATTGTATCCCCTGTTTTTACAGACAAGTCTCTGAAGTAGCTAAAATTGTCTCGAGCGGATCAGATGCGCCTGGGACCATATTAAAATATTGCTCTTCGGAATTTATGAAATTGTATCAGAACGCAGAATTGATTATCAGTAAAGGCCAGGGAAATTATGAATCACTCTCCGAAGAAGATAAATCTATATTTTTTCTATTTAGGGCAAAGTGTCCGGTAATAGCTAAAGACGTTGGTTGTAATTTAGGAGATGTGGTTTTGTTAGGTAGGCGAAAGTAA
- a CDS encoding GIY-YIG nuclease family protein, with amino-acid sequence MLLKDQSEATYILAIYVTEDLKIRVGQLGKVSFKKGDYLYIGSAKGCLEKRLQRHLRKEKRIFWHIDYLLKNKNVKILQIWTIDKKVECQAAELFCQDPAIKIIKKGFASSYCKCLTHLFFIKDKMKAEKILKEIGFSVYYSFQNLYF; translated from the coding sequence ATGTTGTTAAAAGATCAATCAGAAGCTACTTATATATTAGCAATATATGTAACTGAAGATTTAAAAATCAGAGTAGGTCAATTAGGAAAGGTGTCTTTTAAAAAAGGAGATTATCTTTATATTGGTTCCGCTAAAGGTTGTTTAGAGAAACGATTACAAAGACACTTAAGAAAAGAGAAAAGAATATTTTGGCATATTGACTATCTTTTAAAGAATAAAAACGTGAAGATATTGCAGATTTGGACTATAGATAAAAAGGTGGAATGCCAAGCTGCGGAATTGTTTTGTCAAGATCCAGCTATCAAAATAATTAAAAAGGGTTTTGCTTCTTCATACTGTAAGTGTTTAACTCATTTATTCTTTATAAAAGACAAAATGAAAGCAGAAAAGATCTTAAAAGAAATAGGATTTTCTGTTTACTATTCCTTTCAGAATTTATATTTTTAA